One Triticum dicoccoides isolate Atlit2015 ecotype Zavitan chromosome 5B, WEW_v2.0, whole genome shotgun sequence genomic window carries:
- the LOC119306119 gene encoding RING-H2 finger protein ATL8-like: MPRHLLQQSVDHLAALAAPPAAAMARGGTSVHTETLLILAAVLCFLLCVVGLAMVARCSRLCNPSAFSVDAPGAVAAPGKGIKKKALQALPTVSWRPEQSKEVDDEEGERPECVICLAEFARGDEVRVLPTCGHGFHAACVDVWLLSNSTCPSCRRALVVAAAQSPAATESPTPQTCCERADAVAAAQATVAGRCRSSAQ; this comes from the coding sequence ATGCCGCGCCACCTGCTGCAGCAGTCCGTCGACCACCTCGCCGCGCTGGCCGCGCCTCCGGCGGCCGCCATGGCGCGCGGCGGGACGAGCGTGCACACGGAGACGCTGCTCATCCTGGCGGCGGTGCTCTGCTTCCTGCTCTGCGTGGTCGGGCTGGCCATGGTCGCGCGCTGCTCCCGCCTGTGCAACCCCTCCGCTTTCTCGGTTGACGCGCCGGGGGCAGTCGCGGCGCCGGGCAAGGGGATCAAGAAGAAGGCGCTACAAGCGCTGCCAACCGTGTCCTGGCGGCCAGAGCAGAGCAAGGAGGTAGACGACGAGGAGGGGGAGCGGCCGGAGTGCGTCATCTGCCTGGCGGAGTTCGCGCGCGGCGACGAGGTGCGCGTGCTCCCGACGTGCGGCCACGGCTTCCACGCCGCCTGCGTCGACGTCTGGCTACTGTCCAACTCCACCTGCCCCTCCTGCCGGCGCGCTCTCGTCGTCGCGGCCGCCCAATCGCCGGCAGCCACCGAGTCTCCCACTCCTCAAACGTGCTGTGAGCGCGCCGACGCCGTCGCGGCTGCGCAGGCCACGGTCGCCGGCCGCTGTCGTTCGTCGGCACAGTAG